One genomic window of Polyangium aurulentum includes the following:
- a CDS encoding SDR family NAD(P)-dependent oxidoreductase — translation MGELVLITGASSGIGLSAAIECAALGHKVVATMRDLGRREALEKAAKERKVKVDIERLDVTSPAEIITEKVRELLLKYGPFFSLVNNAGIAIGGPFEEQTEEDLRAQFETNVFGLMAVTRAILPSMRAAGRGRIVNVSSTSGRVAMPCLSIYASTKHAVEGFSEGLRWEVEPFGVEVCVIAPGSFRTPIFFENQKRGGRVSMEGPYGTLNRRLESLIQERADRSPPPDEVGRTIARIVGDKAPPFRTIVGKDALTLTALRGVIPDRLFGAGLRRVLGV, via the coding sequence GTGGGAGAGCTGGTCCTGATCACGGGGGCTTCGAGTGGCATCGGGTTGTCGGCCGCGATCGAGTGTGCCGCGCTCGGGCACAAGGTCGTCGCCACCATGCGCGACCTCGGCCGCCGCGAGGCGCTCGAGAAAGCCGCCAAGGAGCGCAAGGTCAAGGTCGACATCGAGCGGCTCGACGTCACCTCCCCCGCGGAGATCATCACCGAGAAGGTGCGCGAGCTGCTGCTCAAGTACGGCCCCTTCTTCTCGCTCGTGAACAACGCGGGCATCGCGATCGGCGGGCCCTTCGAGGAGCAGACCGAAGAGGATCTGCGCGCGCAGTTCGAGACGAACGTCTTCGGGCTCATGGCGGTGACGCGAGCGATCCTGCCGTCGATGCGCGCGGCGGGGCGCGGGCGCATCGTCAACGTCTCGAGCACCTCGGGACGCGTGGCCATGCCGTGTCTGTCGATCTACGCGTCGACCAAGCACGCGGTGGAGGGCTTCAGCGAGGGGCTGCGCTGGGAGGTCGAGCCCTTCGGGGTCGAGGTCTGCGTCATCGCGCCGGGCTCGTTCCGCACGCCGATCTTCTTCGAGAACCAGAAGCGCGGCGGGCGCGTGTCGATGGAGGGCCCTTACGGCACGCTCAACCGCCGCCTCGAGTCGCTGATCCAGGAGCGCGCGGACCGCTCGCCTCCGCCGGACGAGGTGGGCAGGACCATCGCTCGGATCGTGGGAGACAAGGCTCCACCTTTTCGCACGATCGTCGGAAAAGACGCCCTCACGCTGACCGCTCTGCGGGGTGTGATACCTGACCGTTTGTTCGGCGCGGGGCTGCGACGAGTCCTTGGCGTTTAG
- a CDS encoding HEAT repeat domain-containing protein — protein MFRTTSRISQHLRSLLFGASVAAGVTMAMGGIVGCADENDPETHVKYLQDPAKRTPAVNRLVQFFEDAMTKDKGDRTGPSVKPLLDKIVEPMSQTCVNDDLDEKTRSKVVKFLSDARDPRGGPCLIKTLKDYKPDSTEEDVRAAARGVGPMKLKEASGPLFEAFTKIKNSKPKAQLITLDVTNALVELSDPSWESQCVNMIGKPINDRKDMNLFKDELYWQVTCARILGNLKSANAVKPLIKIMLSPIKGDMQATTMYALIKIGKPAIDPALKLLRGEDTELVEYAKVEFLKAQTGEDGKVPDAAKKPAETAYLNPAALILGSIGREEAAAPMVEALAKADDTGKVIIARELLKLPSSPDTLKAVQTVYEKTPPGLTIPPGANAREALLERMSYTFDASLVPWLVKDALALKGDEGDLETVRAATFQTTMKLMKPDQVAEVDKLYDAKINGPDGKPTQLGKAYEKEYKATKALLTECGDKLDCYFGKLSDPNTAVGDGQIVGIKSAYMVGVLGTPEIRAKLADTMPKIANDGIRFASVQVIDHFAPKGDAASAAKLQKIVDDAEATKDQKKIQSVNFFKEVVYRLNARQ, from the coding sequence ATGTTCCGCACCACAAGCCGAATCTCCCAGCACCTACGCTCGCTCCTCTTCGGGGCTTCTGTCGCCGCGGGGGTGACGATGGCCATGGGCGGGATCGTTGGCTGTGCCGACGAGAACGACCCGGAGACGCACGTCAAGTACCTGCAGGATCCTGCGAAGCGCACGCCGGCCGTGAACCGGCTCGTGCAGTTCTTCGAGGACGCGATGACCAAGGACAAGGGCGACCGCACCGGCCCCTCGGTCAAGCCGCTGCTCGACAAGATCGTCGAGCCGATGTCGCAGACCTGCGTGAACGACGATCTCGACGAGAAGACCCGCTCGAAGGTCGTCAAGTTCCTCTCCGACGCCCGCGATCCGCGCGGCGGTCCCTGCCTCATCAAGACGCTGAAGGACTACAAGCCCGACAGCACCGAAGAGGACGTGCGCGCGGCGGCGCGCGGCGTCGGCCCGATGAAGCTCAAGGAGGCGTCAGGTCCCCTCTTCGAGGCCTTCACCAAGATCAAGAACTCGAAGCCGAAGGCGCAGCTCATCACGCTCGACGTGACCAACGCGCTCGTCGAGCTGTCGGATCCGTCCTGGGAGAGCCAGTGCGTGAACATGATCGGCAAGCCGATCAATGACCGCAAGGACATGAACCTCTTCAAGGACGAGCTGTACTGGCAGGTCACCTGCGCGCGCATCCTCGGCAACCTGAAGAGCGCGAATGCGGTCAAGCCGCTCATCAAGATCATGCTCTCGCCCATCAAGGGCGACATGCAGGCGACGACGATGTACGCGCTGATCAAGATCGGCAAGCCCGCGATCGATCCCGCGCTCAAGCTGCTGCGCGGCGAGGACACCGAGCTCGTCGAGTACGCGAAGGTCGAGTTCCTGAAGGCGCAGACGGGCGAGGACGGCAAGGTGCCCGACGCGGCGAAGAAGCCGGCGGAGACCGCGTACCTGAACCCGGCGGCGCTCATCCTCGGCAGCATCGGTCGCGAGGAGGCCGCGGCGCCCATGGTCGAGGCGCTCGCCAAGGCCGACGACACGGGCAAGGTGATCATCGCCCGCGAGCTGCTCAAGCTCCCGTCGTCGCCCGACACGCTCAAGGCCGTGCAGACCGTCTACGAGAAGACGCCGCCCGGGCTCACGATCCCGCCGGGCGCGAACGCGCGCGAGGCGCTGCTCGAGCGCATGTCGTACACGTTCGACGCGAGCCTCGTGCCCTGGCTCGTCAAGGACGCGCTCGCGCTGAAGGGCGACGAGGGCGATCTCGAGACCGTCCGCGCCGCGACGTTCCAGACGACGATGAAGCTCATGAAGCCCGACCAGGTGGCCGAGGTCGACAAGCTCTACGACGCCAAGATCAACGGCCCCGACGGCAAGCCGACGCAGCTCGGCAAGGCGTACGAGAAGGAGTACAAGGCCACCAAGGCCCTGCTCACCGAGTGCGGCGACAAGCTCGACTGCTACTTCGGCAAGCTCAGCGATCCGAACACGGCCGTGGGCGACGGGCAGATCGTGGGCATCAAGTCGGCGTACATGGTCGGCGTCCTCGGCACCCCGGAGATCCGCGCCAAGCTCGCCGACACGATGCCGAAGATCGCGAACGACGGCATCCGCTTCGCGTCGGTGCAGGTCATCGACCACTTCGCGCCCAAGGGCGACGCCGCCTCCGCTGCCAAGCTGCAGAAGATCGTCGACGACGCCGAGGCCACGAAGGACCAGAAGAAGATCCAGTCGGTGAACTTCTTCAAAGAGGTCGTCTACCGTCTGAACGCGCGCCAGTAA